The Chloroflexus aggregans DSM 9485 genome segment AATCCCACTGACGCTGCGGATCGGCCCGGCTACTGGCGATGAACCGCACCTCAGCGGCACGCACCTCGCCAATGTCACCGGCAGCAACCCGCTCCCGCGCTGCTTGCACGGCCGGCAAGAAGCGCAGTTCGTGATCGATGAGGGCTAATTGGGAGGGATGCGCTTGGGCTGCCGCCATCATCGCTTCTGCTTCAGCGGTGTTCAATGCCGTTGGCTTTTCACATAACACATGCTTACCAGCAGCTAATGCCGCTTCTGCCATTTCACGGTGCAAGTACGGTGGAGTAACAATACTCACTAACCGTACATCGTCTCGTTCCAATACTTCACGCCAGTTGGCAGTCGCAAAGGGAACTTCCAGCTCTTGGGCGATCCGTGCGGTCTTAGCCGAATTACTACCGGCCAACGCCGTCACGGTCAGCCCGGCTGCGCGAAATGCCGGCACTTGTACACGTGTACCCCAACCGGTACCGATAATTCCGATCATAAGTCTACTCCGTAACACAATTAACGCAAAGGGCGGTAACGCAAAGGCGGTTAACGCAAAGGCGCAGAGGGCGCAAAGACGCGGAGGGGGCTGACGCAAAAAGCGCCACCCGTAGGGGCACGGCACGCCGTTCCCCACGAAGGGCAAAGGACGGTAACGCAAAGGACGTAACGCAAAGGCGCAAAGGGCGCTGACGCACAGAGCGCCACCTGTAGGCGCACGGCGTGCCGTGCCCCACGAAGGGCAAAGGGCGGTAACGCAAAGGCGCAAAGGGCGCAAAGGCGCAAAGGGCGTAGAGTACGCGAAGTTGTTGGAGATATATGAGATTGTGATCGGAGCGATCCTGACCCAACGCAAAACAATGCTCGCGCTCTCTACGCCTTTGCACTTAATACTTCGGCAAAGATGGATCCACTTCGTCGGCCCAGCGTAGAATACCGCCAACCAGATTCTTCACCTTGCGGAACCCCACGCTCTTGAGCAATTCGACTGCGCGGCCACTGCGCGCGCCACTGCGGCAGTAGACCACCATCTCACGCGCCGAGTCGAGTTCGTTGATCCGCTCGGGCAACTGATCAATCGGGATCAGCTTATCGGTGCCGGGGATCGAGGCAATCGCCACCTCATAGGGGTTACGGACATCGAGCAAGAAGGGGCGGTCGGGCCGCTCCAGCCATTCCGCCAGTTCGCGGGGCGTGATCTCAAATTGGTTCGACAACGTAGGCTCCTCTACAAGACCACAAAACTGCTCATAGTCGATCAGCTCAGTGATCGTTGGATGATCACCGCAGACCGGGCATGACGGGTTGCGGCGCAGCTTGAGCTCGCGGAAGCGCATTGCCAGCGCATCGTAGAGCAACAGCCGGCCAATCAACGGCTCGCCGATGCCTATGAGCAATTTTATCACTTCTGTGGCTTGAATAGTACCGATCACGCCGGGCAGCACCCCTAACACGCCACCCTCAGCGCAGCTCGGCACCAACCCCGGCGGCGGCGGTTCGGGGTAGAGGCAGCGGTAGCACGGCCCGCCATCCCGCGCCGAAAAGACCGTGACTTGCCCCTCAAAGCGGAAGATGCTGCCATAGACGTTTGGTTTGCCCAGTAGCACACAGGCATCGTTCGTCAGGTAACGGGTCGGAAAATTGTCGGTACCGTCTACGATTACGTCGTAGGGACGCATCAACTCCAACGCATTCTCCGAAGTAATCCGTGTCTCATGTGTCGTAATCTCGATATACGGATTAAGGTCTTGCAGACGACGCTTGGCCGATTCGGTCTTCGCGATCCCGACGGTACCGGTGCCATGCACTATCTGACGCTGCAAATTTGAAGCATCAACCACGTCAAAATCGACCAGCCCAATATGACCAACACCTGCGGCGGCCAGATAGAGAGCTAACGGCGAACCAAGCCCACCGGTACCGATGAGCAGGACACTGCCTTGTTTGAGTCGGCGTTGACCGGCCATCCCAACTTCAGGCATTATCAGATGGCGCGAATATCGGGCAATTTCTTCGTTTGAAAGGGTTACCTCGCTCATCGCCGTCCTCCACCGGCAATTGCCGGAATAATGCTCACCGTATCGCCATCACGCAACGGTGTTGCTTCACCATCGAGGTAGCGAATATCTTCATCGCCAACGTAGAGATTGACGAAACTGCGCAACCGACCCTGATCGTCGAGCAAATGGCGACCTAACGCCGGATACAGCTCGACAAGGCCGCGAATTAATCCACCAACATCACTCGCGTCGAGCGTAACACTGGCATTACCACCGGCATATTGGCGCAGTGCTGTGGGAATTGTTACCGTTACTGCCATCGTCTATGCTCCTTTTTTTCTTATTGCACACTTGTCAACTGCGGGATGCAAAGATATTACCGATACCAAAACCACAGTCTCATTCGGCAGTGGCAACTTCCACCGGCTCAGCAATAAAGCGTGTACCTTCGTTCACGAGTAACCATGAGGTCAGCTCGGCGGCAACACCGTTACGCACAGATTGAATAACAAACGAAAAGCCTGAACCACTGATCGCCTGTGCGCCAATCCGATCGCGCTCGGAGGGAATGGCAGCCGCATCCGGGTGTGAATGGTAACAACCAATGATTTCATAGCCCGCAGCACGCGCCGAGCGTTCAACGCGCAAATAATCGCGTGGGTCGAGGTAGAAGCGATCGCGCCGCGAAGTCGGATCATCGGTGATGGCCAGTTGTAGCTGCCCACTCCATCGATTTTCGAGCGTTACCACTTCTAACACCGTCTTGTGTTCACCGTTCAACGTACCGACCAGCAATCCAACACATTCATCGGGATAGGTTGTTTCGGCATGAGCAACAATCGTTGCTAGCGCCTTCGCCGGAAGAATCAGTGCCATAGCCCCCTTAGTTCGTTTACCGTGTTTGATATTGTTCACCACGCAACCTATCTTTCTGTGTACTCGGCAATGTCCATCACGATCAAATGCCAGCCCCTTCAGCAAACCCCGGATCTTCCCAGAACCGTTCGCTGAGGTAACGATTAGCGCTATCGCACAGGATGGTGACCACCACCCCACTGCCGGCCTCCCGAGCCACTCGAGCCGCAGCCACTACATTCGCCGCTGCTGAAATCCCGACCAACAGACCGATTCGTCGCGCTAACCATCGCGCCATCGCAAACGCCTCTTCGCTCCGCACTTCAATCACTTCATCGGCCTGTTCGGGACGGTAAATTGCCGGCACAAATTTGGTTGAAGCCATGTGCTTCACACCTTCGAGAGCGTGGTACGGACTATCAGGCTGAACGGCAATCATGCGGATCGCCGGATTGTACTCACGCAATCGCCGGCTGGTACCCATAAAGGTACCACTTGTACCAAGGGCAGCCACAAAATGCGTAAGCCGACCATCAGTCTGTTGCCAGATTTCGGGGCCGGT includes the following:
- the moeB gene encoding molybdopterin-synthase adenylyltransferase MoeB translates to MSEVTLSNEEIARYSRHLIMPEVGMAGQRRLKQGSVLLIGTGGLGSPLALYLAAAGVGHIGLVDFDVVDASNLQRQIVHGTGTVGIAKTESAKRRLQDLNPYIEITTHETRITSENALELMRPYDVIVDGTDNFPTRYLTNDACVLLGKPNVYGSIFRFEGQVTVFSARDGGPCYRCLYPEPPPPGLVPSCAEGGVLGVLPGVIGTIQATEVIKLLIGIGEPLIGRLLLYDALAMRFRELKLRRNPSCPVCGDHPTITELIDYEQFCGLVEEPTLSNQFEITPRELAEWLERPDRPFLLDVRNPYEVAIASIPGTDKLIPIDQLPERINELDSAREMVVYCRSGARSGRAVELLKSVGFRKVKNLVGGILRWADEVDPSLPKY
- a CDS encoding MoaD/ThiS family protein produces the protein MAVTVTIPTALRQYAGGNASVTLDASDVGGLIRGLVELYPALGRHLLDDQGRLRSFVNLYVGDEDIRYLDGEATPLRDGDTVSIIPAIAGGGRR
- a CDS encoding M67 family metallopeptidase, encoding MALILPAKALATIVAHAETTYPDECVGLLVGTLNGEHKTVLEVVTLENRWSGQLQLAITDDPTSRRDRFYLDPRDYLRVERSARAAGYEIIGCYHSHPDAAAIPSERDRIGAQAISGSGFSFVIQSVRNGVAAELTSWLLVNEGTRFIAEPVEVATAE